From the Cryptomeria japonica chromosome 2, Sugi_1.0, whole genome shotgun sequence genome, one window contains:
- the LOC131073695 gene encoding uncharacterized protein LOC131073695 gives MEVMRASSVVKSNAWGLLSFQTQKKKLGLRKKYMESCIKARYGDYDCSEGPSLVDANISILRRRVYELKLQESCHNPPQEWMEWEENIRSDYYSTISQATGILQWCLMSTRPSVALVALSLVLMGVGTSLTVDLLMAWSNVDMFLHNL, from the coding sequence ATGGAGGTAATGAGAGCTTCATCTGTAGTTAAGTCCAATGCTTGGGGCTTGTTGAGCTTCCAAACCCAAAAGAAAAAGTTGGGTCTGAGGAAAAAGTATATGGAGAGCTGTATCAAAGCAAGGTATGGAGATTATGACTGTAGCGAAGGGCCTAGCTTGGTAGACGCAAATATATCTATTCTGAGAAGGCGAGTATACGAGCTCAAGTTGCAGGAAAGCTGTCACAACCCTCCTCAGGAATGGATGGAATGGGAGGAAAACATTCGCTCTGATTATTACTCCACTATTTCTCAAGCAACCGGGATTTTGCAGTGGTGTTTAATGAGTACTAGGCCCAGCGTTGCTTTGGTTGCTTTGAGTTTGGTGCTAATGGGCGTGGGCACCTCACTCACTGTCGATTTGCTTATGGCATGGAGTAATGTGGATATGTTTCTCCACAATTTATGA